In a single window of the Streptomyces sp. NBC_00285 genome:
- a CDS encoding GTP-binding protein, whose translation MDYDDNSDPFPTALKILVAGGFGVGKTTFVGAVSEIAPLSTEELLTTVSAATDSLDGIENKVETTVAMDFGRITLDPEHVLYLFGTPGQERFWFMWDELSEGALGAVILADTRRLEDCFAAVDFFEQRGLGFIVAINEFDGGYRYDPEEVRAAIDLSPEIPVVRCDARISSSGVQTLLTLVRHLIAHSPAPAPSHGAHM comes from the coding sequence ATGGACTACGACGACAACTCTGACCCGTTCCCCACCGCACTCAAGATCCTTGTGGCGGGCGGGTTCGGAGTCGGCAAGACGACCTTCGTGGGAGCGGTCAGTGAGATCGCCCCCCTCAGCACGGAGGAACTGCTCACCACGGTCAGCGCCGCGACCGACAGCCTCGACGGTATCGAGAACAAGGTCGAGACGACGGTGGCCATGGACTTCGGGCGCATCACCCTCGACCCGGAACACGTCCTGTACCTGTTCGGCACGCCCGGACAGGAGCGGTTCTGGTTCATGTGGGACGAGCTCTCCGAGGGCGCACTCGGCGCGGTCATCCTCGCCGACACCCGCAGACTGGAGGACTGTTTCGCGGCGGTGGACTTCTTCGAGCAACGCGGCCTCGGGTTCATCGTCGCGATCAACGAGTTCGACGGGGGGTACCGCTACGACCCGGAGGAGGTTCGCGCCGCGATCGACCTGTCGCCGGAGATCCCCGTCGTGCGCTGTGACGCCCGGATCTCGAGTTCCGGCGTGCAGACCCTGCTCACCCTCGTACGACATCTCATCGCGCACAGCCCGGCGCCCGCGCCGAGCCATGGCGCCCACATGTGA
- a CDS encoding YbfB/YjiJ family MFS transporter has product MSIASPWVHVARTAAALAAGMGVGRFVYTPILPLMQTRAGLSAAAGADLATANYAGYLLGALAGILVPALVRSRAVLRGSLIVLTATLAAMPLTHSTTVWAVLRLVAGVASALVFVVAAGSLLQHLRAHPPHLSGWAFGGVGAGIALSGLLVLAPGTASDWRAAWWASAALAAVLTAGAWTLRPQESASGPAAGTGRRTHRWFWTLLVAYTLEGAGYIVAGTFLVAAIGQNSPGRVGSAAWVLVGLAAVPSTALWARLARRWSRPGLLSAALLVQAVGIALPALVGGVAAALVSAVLFGATFLGICTLALATGTQLGFPRSVALLTAGYSVGQILGPPAVAPLLHDGYRAALFLATLVVLASAAATVVLRIGFPRPMVAAGGSRRESTKDARPTHLGPDALAPHSAD; this is encoded by the coding sequence ATGAGCATTGCCTCGCCGTGGGTCCACGTGGCCCGGACCGCCGCCGCGCTGGCCGCCGGCATGGGCGTCGGCCGCTTCGTCTACACCCCGATCCTGCCCCTGATGCAGACCCGCGCCGGGCTGTCCGCCGCGGCCGGGGCGGATCTGGCCACCGCCAACTACGCCGGCTACCTTCTCGGAGCGCTCGCGGGCATCCTCGTCCCGGCCCTGGTCCGCTCGCGCGCCGTGCTGCGCGGCTCGCTGATCGTGCTCACCGCGACCCTCGCGGCGATGCCCCTCACCCACAGCACGACGGTGTGGGCGGTTCTGCGGCTGGTGGCCGGCGTGGCCAGCGCCCTGGTCTTCGTCGTGGCGGCCGGCTCGCTCCTGCAGCATCTGCGAGCCCACCCGCCGCATCTGTCCGGTTGGGCCTTCGGCGGCGTGGGGGCCGGGATCGCGCTGTCCGGTCTGCTGGTCCTCGCTCCGGGCACGGCGTCCGACTGGCGAGCCGCGTGGTGGGCGTCGGCCGCACTGGCCGCGGTGCTCACAGCCGGCGCGTGGACGCTACGGCCCCAGGAGTCGGCCTCCGGTCCAGCCGCTGGGACCGGCCGGCGTACGCACCGCTGGTTCTGGACACTGCTGGTCGCCTACACCCTGGAGGGCGCCGGATACATCGTCGCCGGGACCTTCCTGGTGGCCGCGATCGGGCAGAACTCCCCCGGCCGGGTCGGCAGCGCCGCGTGGGTGCTCGTGGGCCTGGCCGCCGTACCGTCGACGGCGTTGTGGGCCCGTCTGGCGCGCCGCTGGTCACGTCCCGGTCTGCTGTCGGCCGCCCTGCTGGTCCAGGCGGTGGGCATCGCTCTGCCCGCCCTGGTCGGCGGCGTGGCGGCCGCACTGGTCTCCGCGGTGCTGTTCGGCGCCACCTTCCTCGGGATCTGCACCCTCGCCCTCGCCACCGGCACCCAGCTGGGCTTCCCGCGCTCCGTCGCGCTGCTGACCGCCGGGTACTCCGTCGGACAGATCCTCGGCCCGCCGGCCGTGGCCCCGCTGCTCCACGACGGCTACCGCGCGGCGCTGTTCCTGGCCACCCTCGTGGTGCTCGCCTCGGCCGCGGCCACCGTCGTCCTCCGGATCGGATTCCCCCGTCCCATGGTCGCGGCGGGCGGATCCCGGAGAGAATCGACCAAGGACGCCCGGCCCACGCACCTCGGTCCCGACGCCCTCGCCCCGCACTCGGCCGACTGA
- a CDS encoding MmcQ/YjbR family DNA-binding protein — MPDAEDVRRVALSLPDTTEKIAWNMPTFRVAGKMFATLPEDETSIAVRCPKEERDELVLAEPGKFWIADHEAQFAWVRARLAAVEDEGELRDILADSWRQAAPPQLLDVYPGLGRPDSG, encoded by the coding sequence ATGCCGGACGCCGAAGACGTACGCCGTGTCGCCCTCTCCCTGCCGGACACGACGGAGAAGATCGCCTGGAACATGCCCACGTTCCGGGTCGCGGGGAAGATGTTCGCCACCCTGCCCGAGGACGAGACCTCCATCGCCGTGCGCTGCCCGAAGGAGGAGCGGGACGAGCTGGTGCTCGCCGAGCCGGGGAAGTTCTGGATCGCCGACCACGAGGCGCAGTTCGCCTGGGTGCGCGCCCGCCTCGCCGCGGTCGAGGACGAGGGGGAGCTGCGGGACATCCTCGCCGACTCGTGGCGCCAGGCGGCCCCGCCCCAGCTGCTCGACGTGTACCCGGGACTGGGGCGGCCGGACTCCGGCTGA
- a CDS encoding GAF domain-containing protein gives MSYDPPRPAGRLLLTPEDKEAPDRARRLRLLGLGEHPEPALDAFAERLAEHASAPYAMVNFIGEKRQFFAGLRVPAARPPADSEKPKPEVGRYMERDHGFCPHVVVRRKALALEDVRDYPRFAGNPVVDEFGIRSYLGAPLIDSTGMVLGTVCVADVEPRTWGRPGLETIKSSAAELVARLERGEADGLPL, from the coding sequence ATGAGCTATGACCCACCGCGCCCGGCCGGTCGTCTGCTGCTCACCCCGGAGGACAAGGAGGCCCCGGACCGGGCGCGACGGCTCCGCCTGCTGGGCCTGGGGGAGCATCCGGAGCCCGCGCTCGACGCCTTCGCCGAGCGGCTCGCCGAACACGCGAGCGCGCCGTACGCGATGGTCAACTTCATCGGTGAGAAACGCCAGTTCTTCGCCGGTCTGCGGGTCCCCGCGGCGAGGCCCCCGGCGGACAGCGAAAAGCCCAAGCCGGAAGTGGGCCGCTATATGGAGCGCGACCATGGGTTCTGCCCCCATGTGGTCGTTCGCCGCAAGGCGCTGGCTCTGGAGGACGTCCGTGATTACCCGCGGTTCGCGGGCAACCCGGTCGTCGACGAGTTCGGGATCCGTTCCTATCTGGGCGCACCGCTCATCGACTCCACCGGGATGGTCCTCGGCACGGTGTGCGTGGCGGACGTGGAGCCGCGGACCTGGGGGAGGCCCGGTCTGGAGACCATCAAGTCGTCGGCGGCGGAACTCGTGGCACGACTGGAGCGGGGGGAGGCCGACGGGCTCCCGCTGTGA
- a CDS encoding roadblock/LC7 domain-containing protein — MASEAPTGHVSDLDWLMSGLVQRVPHTSSAVLLSCDGLVKSVHGLDADSADHMAALAAGLYSLGRSAGVRFGDGGDVRQVVVELDSTLLFVTTAGSGTCLAVLAGREADAAVLGYEMAMLVKSVRPYLVTAPRQHAVESPAMRP, encoded by the coding sequence ATGGCGAGCGAAGCGCCGACCGGCCATGTATCCGATCTCGACTGGCTGATGAGCGGTCTCGTGCAGCGCGTCCCGCACACCAGCAGCGCGGTCCTCCTGTCCTGCGACGGGCTCGTGAAGTCGGTCCACGGCCTCGATGCGGACAGCGCCGACCACATGGCGGCCCTGGCCGCCGGCCTCTACTCCCTCGGCCGCAGCGCGGGCGTCCGCTTCGGCGACGGCGGAGACGTACGCCAGGTCGTCGTCGAACTCGACTCGACGCTGCTGTTCGTGACCACCGCGGGGTCCGGCACCTGCCTTGCCGTGCTCGCCGGCCGTGAGGCCGACGCGGCAGTGCTCGGCTACGAGATGGCGATGCTCGTCAAGAGCGTCCGCCCCTACCTGGTGACCGCGCCCCGGCAGCACGCCGTCGAATCCCCGGCGATGAGGCCTTGA
- a CDS encoding ATP-binding protein yields MSHLRAPAARADRREGGRHGRPVARPATSLPETHIRPQLLRLAVLPPIAVALSGCAAVLFTVRSTGAQPGLILWGVLAGAVSVALAGILIAAVAADRAAKMVSDRVGALRRSSARREVDLRALVEGLRRGEVPPGRSPRSGPPDDADDFDLLSADLARAHDGAVTAVVQAAQLSSQAGSEQKLEVFVNLARRLQSLVHREISILDELENEIEDPDLLKGLFHVDHLATRIRRHAENLAVLGGAVSRRQWSNPVSMTEVLRSAIAEVEQYSRVKLVPPIDGTLRGHAVADVIHLLAELVENATVFSAPHTQVLLRANLVTSGLAVEVEDRGLGMPVGEQHRMNALLTDPDQVNVASLLADGRIGLFVVSQLAKRHGIHVRLQTNIYGGVQAVLVVPQALLGTAPGAVGAQLPDAAGTHGVAGAAVPATRPVLPGPSGAGHAARHRGAPAEPRPGADLNRRESRGAGSTLNGSAAPTAKGAGALPQGARTPANGLGTVSNGTAPPRNGSGRAPVEGGRGPDGIGVSANGTGAQLDGGSAASHGGGREADGSDPLQSGSGPFMNGGSGAASGGGGAPNDSGARPGRPLPLPVRGARAERPNPAEAMPGIRPDDRQLVTEHGTTPPTPRTGTVRGTMGKPQLPRRRAQEHIAPQLRGGPAPRQETEYLADHDPGLMAAFQRGISLAETQQHLDPTSGEPAMPMVPPRRVPPLTDADHTGPSPMASGYMASDSPSLGSAHMASGHMDPIHTDPTRMDPTRPDSAHMGSTHPDPATPGPTHTDTAFMGSGTTGATAGTGSTHTGRGDVGHTDTGRTDTGSLSFGPLESRPAPAPKPSASFDFDLDAGHTESAPTTESGAIEATPMERSRISEAHGLDLDHTTPRHDGSAPAG; encoded by the coding sequence ATGTCTCACCTCCGTGCACCGGCCGCACGCGCAGACCGCCGTGAGGGCGGGCGGCACGGGCGGCCGGTCGCCCGCCCCGCCACCTCGCTGCCGGAGACGCACATACGGCCCCAACTGCTGCGCCTGGCCGTGCTCCCACCGATCGCGGTCGCCCTCAGCGGCTGCGCGGCCGTCCTGTTCACCGTCCGCTCCACCGGGGCACAGCCCGGCCTCATCCTGTGGGGTGTCCTGGCCGGAGCGGTCTCGGTGGCGCTCGCGGGCATCCTGATCGCCGCCGTGGCCGCCGACCGCGCCGCCAAGATGGTGAGCGACCGCGTCGGCGCACTGCGCCGCAGCAGCGCGCGCCGCGAGGTGGATCTGCGGGCGCTCGTCGAGGGGCTGCGCCGTGGGGAGGTCCCGCCGGGGCGCAGCCCACGCAGCGGTCCGCCCGACGACGCCGACGACTTCGACCTGCTCTCCGCCGACCTGGCCCGCGCCCACGACGGGGCAGTGACCGCCGTCGTTCAGGCCGCCCAGCTCTCCAGCCAGGCCGGCAGTGAACAGAAGCTGGAGGTCTTCGTCAACCTCGCGCGGCGGCTTCAGTCGCTGGTGCACCGGGAGATCTCCATCCTCGACGAGCTGGAGAACGAGATCGAGGACCCCGACCTGCTCAAGGGGCTCTTCCACGTCGACCATCTCGCCACCCGGATCCGCCGCCACGCCGAGAACCTCGCCGTCCTCGGCGGAGCCGTCTCACGTCGGCAGTGGAGCAACCCCGTTTCGATGACGGAGGTACTGCGCTCCGCCATCGCCGAGGTAGAGCAGTACTCGCGGGTCAAACTCGTGCCGCCGATCGACGGCACCCTGCGCGGGCACGCCGTTGCCGACGTCATTCATCTGCTGGCCGAACTCGTCGAGAACGCCACGGTGTTCTCGGCGCCGCACACCCAGGTACTGCTGCGCGCCAACCTCGTGACCTCCGGGCTCGCCGTCGAGGTCGAGGACCGCGGACTCGGCATGCCCGTCGGCGAACAGCACCGGATGAATGCGCTGCTGACGGACCCGGACCAGGTCAACGTCGCCAGCCTGCTCGCGGACGGCCGTATCGGACTGTTCGTGGTCTCCCAGCTCGCCAAGCGGCACGGCATCCATGTCCGGCTCCAGACCAACATCTACGGCGGGGTACAGGCGGTGCTCGTCGTGCCGCAGGCGTTGCTGGGAACGGCACCGGGGGCGGTCGGGGCGCAACTGCCGGACGCTGCCGGGACGCACGGGGTGGCGGGGGCGGCCGTACCCGCCACCCGTCCGGTTCTACCAGGGCCATCAGGAGCCGGCCATGCGGCACGGCACCGGGGGGCACCCGCGGAGCCGCGTCCCGGGGCGGACCTGAACCGGCGCGAGTCCCGGGGCGCCGGATCGACCCTCAACGGCAGCGCGGCGCCGACGGCGAAGGGCGCCGGAGCGCTGCCGCAGGGCGCCCGGACCCCGGCGAACGGGCTGGGGACGGTGTCCAACGGCACCGCGCCCCCACGGAACGGGAGTGGTCGTGCCCCGGTCGAGGGCGGGCGTGGGCCTGATGGCATCGGTGTGTCGGCGAACGGCACCGGGGCCCAGCTGGACGGTGGGTCGGCTGCGTCGCATGGCGGTGGGCGGGAGGCTGACGGCAGTGATCCTCTGCAGAGCGGCAGCGGGCCCTTCATGAACGGTGGTTCGGGGGCGGCGAGTGGTGGCGGGGGCGCGCCGAACGACAGTGGCGCGCGTCCCGGACGTCCCTTGCCGCTGCCCGTACGCGGGGCCCGTGCGGAGCGGCCCAATCCTGCCGAGGCCATGCCCGGGATCAGGCCCGACGACCGGCAGCTGGTCACGGAGCACGGGACCACGCCGCCCACCCCGCGCACCGGGACCGTGCGCGGCACCATGGGCAAGCCCCAACTGCCCCGGCGCCGCGCCCAGGAGCACATCGCGCCCCAGCTGCGTGGGGGGCCTGCGCCCCGGCAGGAAACCGAGTACCTGGCCGACCACGACCCGGGGTTGATGGCGGCCTTCCAACGCGGCATCAGCCTCGCCGAGACACAGCAACACCTGGACCCGACCTCCGGCGAACCGGCCATGCCCATGGTGCCGCCACGGAGGGTGCCGCCCCTTACAGACGCCGACCACACGGGCCCGTCACCCATGGCGTCCGGGTACATGGCCTCGGACTCCCCGTCTCTGGGCTCGGCCCATATGGCGTCCGGACACATGGACCCCATCCACACGGACCCAACGCGCATGGACCCGACCCGCCCGGACTCCGCGCACATGGGGTCCACCCACCCAGACCCCGCGACCCCCGGTCCGACGCACACGGATACGGCCTTCATGGGCAGCGGCACCACAGGAGCGACCGCGGGTACAGGCAGTACGCACACCGGCCGCGGGGATGTCGGTCATACAGACACTGGCCGTACGGACACAGGCTCCCTGTCATTCGGGCCCTTGGAGTCCCGCCCCGCCCCGGCGCCGAAACCCTCCGCCTCCTTCGACTTCGACCTCGACGCGGGCCACACGGAGTCCGCCCCCACGACCGAGTCCGGCGCCATAGAAGCGACCCCCATGGAGCGGTCCCGCATATCCGAGGCGCACGGTCTCGATCTCGACCACACCACCCCCCGGCACGACGGGAGCGCACCCGCCGGATGA
- a CDS encoding DUF742 domain-containing protein, translating into MAAAGDGPWLDDAAGRLVRPFTVSNGRTRPTIALDLLSHVMATGATPLGYLGPEHAQALDMCRAPVSVAELAAHLKLPAVVTKVLLSDLVDCGALTTKPPEFTHNPTDRALLEAVLDGLRRQL; encoded by the coding sequence GTGGCGGCGGCCGGCGACGGGCCCTGGCTCGACGATGCGGCAGGGCGACTGGTGCGGCCCTTCACGGTCAGCAACGGCCGCACCCGGCCCACCATCGCGCTCGACCTGCTGTCGCACGTGATGGCCACCGGTGCCACCCCCCTCGGCTACCTCGGCCCCGAGCACGCGCAGGCACTCGACATGTGTCGCGCGCCCGTATCGGTCGCCGAGCTCGCCGCCCATCTGAAGCTGCCGGCGGTGGTCACCAAGGTGCTGCTGTCCGACCTGGTGGATTGCGGGGCGCTGACCACCAAGCCCCCCGAGTTCACCCACAACCCGACTGACCGGGCTCTTCTGGAGGCAGTGCTCGATGGACTACGACGACAACTCTGA
- a CDS encoding LysR family transcriptional regulator, producing MIEARRLHILRAVADHRTVTAAAAALYLTPSAVSQQLTALEQETGHRLVERGAKGVRLTPAGEILLSHTNAVLAQLERAEAELAAYSSGAAGTVTVASFATGIVLVVAPAVARLASTAPGIRIRVQDAEGDASLPMVLDRQVDVAVAVEYRGAPPADDPRLAHVPLYAEPFDAVVPVSHRLADAGEVPLAELAKDPWIGPYPGNPCHDVVVLACENAGFQPRLEHSSDDFRAVVALASAGAGVALVPRSALRGMDLAGVVVRPVDGPAPTRRVFAAVRRGAEGHPLIRPVLEALGEAAGA from the coding sequence ATGATCGAAGCGCGGCGGCTCCACATCCTGCGTGCGGTGGCCGACCACCGCACGGTGACGGCGGCTGCCGCCGCGCTCTACCTCACACCCTCGGCGGTCTCGCAGCAGCTGACGGCTCTGGAACAGGAGACGGGCCACCGCCTCGTCGAGCGCGGCGCCAAGGGCGTACGGCTGACTCCGGCCGGTGAGATCCTGCTGAGCCACACCAACGCGGTCCTCGCCCAGCTGGAGCGGGCGGAGGCCGAACTCGCCGCGTACAGCTCGGGCGCCGCCGGCACGGTCACCGTCGCCTCCTTCGCGACCGGAATCGTCCTGGTCGTGGCGCCCGCGGTGGCCCGTCTGGCCTCGACGGCACCCGGTATCCGGATCCGCGTCCAGGACGCCGAGGGCGACGCCAGTCTGCCGATGGTCCTGGACCGGCAGGTCGACGTCGCGGTCGCGGTCGAATACCGCGGCGCTCCGCCTGCCGACGACCCTCGCCTGGCGCACGTGCCGCTGTACGCCGAGCCCTTCGACGCGGTCGTGCCGGTGAGCCATCGGCTGGCCGACGCGGGCGAGGTACCGCTGGCGGAGCTCGCCAAGGACCCGTGGATCGGCCCCTACCCGGGCAACCCCTGCCATGACGTCGTGGTCCTGGCCTGCGAGAACGCCGGATTCCAGCCGCGTCTGGAGCACTCCTCGGACGACTTCCGCGCGGTGGTGGCACTGGCGTCGGCGGGAGCGGGAGTGGCGTTGGTGCCGCGTTCGGCGCTGCGGGGGATGGACCTCGCGGGAGTGGTCGTACGCCCGGTGGACGGGCCGGCGCCCACGCGGCGGGTGTTCGCGGCGGTACGGCGAGGAGCGGAGGGACATCCGCTGATCCGGCCGGTGCTGGAGGCGTTGGGGGAGGCGGCGGGGGCGTAG
- a CDS encoding GOLPH3/VPS74 family protein: MTTARDLAIVALDMPPERSVEQGDLSLALAGAEVIDLVEAEALALDGDRIVPGSKTATGDRLLDDAAASLVRREPYETVEDWLWRRGRELSAAYVDDLEKIGLVTRERGRRFPLRTGRTVPVDSPARSGAAERRTSGEPVLAALAAAAGVDDKGPEFGEGLIGEAITTVLAAVGDAVMELEAVRQRRAIESAAFDNIWRGGV, encoded by the coding sequence ATGACCACCGCACGGGACCTCGCGATCGTCGCTCTGGACATGCCGCCCGAACGCTCCGTGGAACAGGGCGACCTGTCTCTCGCGCTCGCGGGGGCCGAGGTCATCGACCTCGTCGAGGCCGAGGCACTCGCCCTGGACGGCGACCGCATCGTGCCGGGCTCGAAGACGGCGACGGGAGACCGGCTCCTGGACGACGCCGCCGCCTCGCTGGTCCGGCGGGAGCCCTACGAGACGGTCGAGGACTGGCTGTGGCGCCGGGGCCGCGAGCTCTCCGCCGCCTACGTCGACGACCTGGAGAAGATCGGACTGGTCACCCGCGAGCGCGGCCGCCGGTTCCCGCTCAGGACGGGACGGACGGTACCGGTCGACTCACCCGCCCGCAGCGGCGCCGCGGAACGCCGGACTTCGGGCGAGCCCGTCCTCGCCGCCCTGGCCGCGGCCGCCGGCGTCGACGACAAGGGGCCGGAGTTCGGCGAAGGCCTCATCGGCGAGGCGATCACGACCGTCCTGGCCGCCGTCGGAGACGCGGTGATGGAACTGGAGGCGGTGCGCCAACGGCGGGCGATCGAGAGCGCCGCGTTCGACAACATCTGGCGGGGAGGCGTGTGA
- a CDS encoding LysR family transcriptional regulator produces the protein MAGVELRQLRYFVAVAEELNFGRAAERLLIAGPSLSQQIKALERDLGVRLFDRDRRSVSLTSAGAALLPHTRALLERADDLRLRAGRLSGSQAVRVGYVNWLPPNLTSRTEAVAQVHVDAWVAPSHTQAARVADGSLDLAVCWVRTGDLKRLGLRAELIGADRLFAVAKGVDTGDVLARDTDVLIDDDVTAWASWNEYAEESARATGSRAVPISDGGVTGPAFFDHVRRSRRPVLNCPKGQTASLPPDLVRREVVAPRIYWTWSLVRRESEDRAGVLAVVDALREGVGDLGIHAPDAWLPEDDPHARSA, from the coding sequence ATGGCGGGCGTGGAGCTGCGCCAGTTGCGGTACTTCGTCGCGGTCGCCGAGGAGCTGAACTTCGGCCGGGCCGCCGAGCGGCTGCTCATCGCGGGCCCCTCGCTCTCCCAGCAGATCAAGGCGCTCGAACGCGACCTGGGTGTGCGGCTGTTCGACCGGGACCGGCGTTCGGTCTCCCTCACCTCGGCCGGCGCCGCCCTGCTCCCGCACACCCGGGCCCTGTTGGAGCGCGCCGACGACCTGCGACTGCGGGCGGGCCGGCTGTCGGGGTCGCAGGCGGTACGCGTCGGATACGTCAACTGGCTGCCGCCGAACCTGACGTCGCGAACGGAGGCGGTGGCGCAGGTGCATGTCGACGCCTGGGTCGCGCCCTCGCACACCCAGGCTGCCCGGGTCGCCGACGGGAGTCTCGACCTGGCCGTGTGCTGGGTGCGGACCGGGGACCTGAAGCGGCTCGGTCTGCGGGCCGAACTCATCGGCGCGGACCGGCTCTTCGCCGTCGCCAAGGGCGTCGACACCGGTGACGTTCTGGCCCGCGACACCGACGTCCTGATCGACGACGACGTCACCGCCTGGGCGTCCTGGAACGAGTACGCCGAGGAATCGGCGCGGGCCACCGGATCCCGCGCCGTGCCGATCTCCGACGGTGGTGTCACCGGGCCCGCCTTCTTCGACCACGTCCGCCGCAGCCGCCGGCCGGTTCTCAACTGCCCCAAAGGACAGACCGCTTCGCTCCCTCCTGACCTGGTCCGCCGCGAGGTCGTCGCGCCGAGGATCTACTGGACCTGGTCCCTGGTCCGCCGTGAGAGCGAGGACCGCGCCGGTGTGCTCGCGGTCGTCGACGCCCTCCGCGAGGGGGTGGGCGACCTGGGGATCCACGCCCCGGACGCCTGGCTGCCCGAGGACGACCCGCACGCCCGGTCGGCCTGA
- a CDS encoding muconolactone Delta-isomerase family protein, producing MREFLVEITTTVPEGTGQDEVDRRRAAESVRAAELAAEGHLARLWRPVGELRSIGLWRATDEEELHEKVLGTLPLRPWMTLTVTPLESHPNDPAR from the coding sequence ATGCGGGAGTTCCTGGTCGAGATCACCACCACCGTCCCCGAGGGCACCGGACAGGACGAGGTCGACCGCCGACGTGCCGCCGAATCCGTCCGGGCCGCGGAGCTGGCCGCCGAGGGGCACCTGGCCCGTCTGTGGCGTCCGGTCGGCGAGCTGCGCAGCATCGGCCTGTGGCGGGCCACGGACGAGGAGGAACTTCACGAGAAGGTGCTCGGCACCCTGCCACTGCGTCCCTGGATGACCCTCACGGTCACCCCGCTGGAGTCGCACCCCAACGATCCCGCCCGATGA
- the tdh gene encoding L-threonine 3-dehydrogenase — MKALVKEKAEPGLWLTDVPEPSVGPGDVLIRVLRTGICGTDLHIRSWDGWARRTISAPLVLGHEFVGEVVETGRDVTEIGIGDRVSGEGHLVCGKCRNCLAGRRHLCRATVGLGVGRDGAFAEYVALPAVNVWVHRVPVELDVAAIFDPFGNAVHTALSFPLVGEDVLITGAGPIGLMAAAVARHAGARNVVITDVSEERLELARKVGVSLALNVSDSQIADGQRQLALREGFDIGLEMSGRPEALRDMIANMTHGGRIAMLGLPAEEFPVDWARIVTSMITVKGIYGREMFETWYAMSVLLEGGLDLAPVITGRYDHRDFEAAFADAASGRGGKVILDWTR; from the coding sequence GTGAAGGCGCTGGTCAAGGAGAAGGCGGAGCCCGGGCTGTGGCTCACGGACGTGCCGGAGCCGTCCGTCGGGCCCGGTGACGTGCTGATCAGGGTGCTGCGCACCGGCATCTGCGGCACCGATCTGCACATCCGGTCGTGGGACGGCTGGGCGCGGCGGACGATCAGCGCCCCGCTCGTCCTCGGACACGAGTTCGTCGGCGAGGTCGTCGAGACCGGGCGCGATGTCACGGAGATCGGGATCGGCGACCGGGTGAGCGGCGAGGGGCATCTCGTCTGCGGAAAGTGCCGCAACTGTCTCGCTGGGCGACGGCACCTGTGCCGGGCCACGGTCGGGCTGGGCGTCGGCCGGGACGGGGCCTTCGCGGAGTACGTCGCCCTGCCCGCCGTCAATGTGTGGGTGCACCGGGTTCCCGTGGAGCTCGACGTGGCCGCGATCTTCGACCCGTTCGGCAACGCCGTGCACACCGCGCTGTCCTTCCCGCTGGTCGGGGAGGACGTGCTGATCACCGGCGCGGGGCCGATCGGCCTGATGGCGGCGGCCGTCGCACGGCACGCGGGTGCTCGCAACGTCGTGATCACCGATGTCAGCGAGGAGCGCCTGGAGCTGGCCCGCAAGGTCGGTGTGAGTCTCGCGCTGAACGTGTCGGACAGTCAGATCGCGGACGGGCAGCGGCAGTTGGCGTTGCGTGAGGGCTTCGACATCGGCCTGGAGATGTCCGGGCGGCCCGAGGCCCTGCGCGACATGATCGCCAACATGACACACGGCGGCCGGATCGCGATGCTCGGTCTGCCGGCCGAGGAGTTCCCGGTCGACTGGGCCCGGATCGTCACCTCGATGATCACCGTCAAGGGCATCTACGGCCGGGAGATGTTCGAGACCTGGTACGCCATGTCGGTCCTCCTGGAGGGCGGCCTCGACCTCGCCCCCGTGATCACGGGACGCTATGACCACCGCGACTTCGAGGCGGCGTTCGCGGATGCCGCCAGTGGCCGCGGCGGCAAGGTCATTCTCGACTGGACCCGCTGA